Proteins from a single region of Nakamurella deserti:
- a CDS encoding alpha/beta fold hydrolase, protein MPSTTPVLLLPPFPFDSRVFAPLRAALGRQRPVLTPDPVLDGAPTLDTVADRAVAELDAHGVDRAVVGGVSMGGYVALNLVRRHPDRLAGVVLMDTRATADTADARAQRWAVADRADRGERPERRATVAGMVSPLTRSYRPTVVRFLEDVVADQSAASVAWRQRAMAARPDSTAALAAVAVPVLVIVGSDDALTPPTLAAQMAACARQSTLREIPGTGHLAVAEDPAAVATAMAAWWEGWA, encoded by the coding sequence ATGCCGTCCACGACTCCGGTGCTGCTGCTCCCGCCGTTCCCCTTCGACAGCCGGGTGTTCGCCCCGCTCCGTGCCGCCCTCGGGCGGCAGCGGCCGGTGCTCACGCCCGACCCCGTCCTCGACGGCGCACCCACGCTGGACACGGTGGCCGACCGGGCGGTCGCCGAACTCGACGCCCACGGTGTGGACCGGGCCGTCGTCGGCGGGGTCTCGATGGGCGGCTACGTGGCCCTGAACCTGGTGCGGCGCCACCCCGACCGGCTCGCCGGGGTCGTCCTGATGGACACCAGAGCGACCGCCGACACCGCCGACGCACGGGCGCAGCGGTGGGCGGTGGCCGACCGCGCCGACCGCGGCGAACGGCCCGAGCGGCGGGCGACTGTCGCCGGCATGGTCAGCCCGCTCACCCGCAGCTACCGCCCCACCGTGGTCCGGTTCCTCGAGGACGTCGTCGCCGACCAGTCCGCCGCCTCGGTCGCCTGGCGCCAGCGCGCGATGGCCGCCCGTCCGGACAGCACCGCCGCGCTGGCCGCCGTCGCCGTGCCGGTGCTGGTCATCGTGGGTTCCGACGACGCGCTGACGCCCCCCACCCTGGCGGCGCAGATGGCAGCGTGTGCGCGACAATCGACGCTGCGTGAGATTCCGGGCACCGGCCACCTGGCCGTCGCCGAGGATCCGGCGGCCGTCGCGACCGCGATGGCGGCCTGGTGGGAGGGGTGGGCGTGA
- a CDS encoding ABC transporter ATP-binding protein, which translates to MDADPTIAGTALATRGLHKQFGDVVAVDRLTLDVPAGSFFGLVGPNGAGKTTTLSMVTGLLRPDAGSAYIAGHDIWQDPVGAKARMGVLPDGLRLFERLSGIELLTYLGRFRGMPLDEVRSRATELLRVLDLTDAGDKLVADYSTGMRKKVTLAAALLHSPQVLLLDEPLEAVDPVSARVIRTVLTRYTAGGGTVIFSSHVMALVEELCSHVAVMAHGRLAAVGTLAEVRGAAASLDDAFMHLVGADDRGAGGLEWLRSSSA; encoded by the coding sequence GTGGACGCGGACCCGACGATCGCCGGCACCGCGCTGGCGACCCGCGGCCTGCACAAGCAGTTCGGGGACGTGGTCGCCGTCGACCGGCTGACCCTGGACGTGCCCGCCGGGTCGTTCTTCGGACTCGTCGGTCCGAACGGCGCCGGGAAGACGACGACCCTGTCGATGGTCACCGGACTGCTGCGGCCCGACGCGGGCTCGGCCTACATCGCCGGTCACGACATCTGGCAGGACCCGGTCGGGGCGAAGGCCCGGATGGGGGTGCTGCCGGACGGGCTGCGGCTGTTCGAGCGGCTGTCCGGCATCGAGCTGCTGACCTATCTCGGACGTTTCCGGGGGATGCCGTTGGACGAGGTGCGCTCCCGCGCCACCGAGCTGCTGCGCGTGCTGGACCTCACCGACGCCGGCGACAAGCTCGTCGCCGACTACTCGACCGGCATGCGCAAGAAGGTGACGCTGGCCGCGGCGCTGCTGCACTCGCCGCAGGTGCTGCTGCTCGACGAGCCGCTGGAGGCGGTCGATCCGGTGTCGGCGCGGGTGATCCGGACCGTGCTGACCCGCTACACCGCCGGTGGCGGCACCGTGATCTTCTCCAGTCACGTGATGGCGCTGGTGGAGGAGCTGTGCTCGCACGTCGCCGTGATGGCCCACGGCCGGCTCGCCGCCGTCGGTACCCTCGCCGAGGTCCGCGGTGCGGCGGCGTCCCTGGACGACGCGTTCATGCACCTGGTGGGGGCCGACGACCGTGGGGCGGGGGGGCTGGAGTGGTTGCGCTCTTCGTCAGCCTGA
- a CDS encoding alpha/beta hydrolase translates to MSTRISANTMLPARREPFTLRTADGLDLVAELALPLDRDPVATLVTLHPLPTHAGMMDSHIYRKAAFRLPALADIAVLRFNTRGTVSAAGRSDGAFDGGDGERHDVQAAVDAAVGRGLPDRWLVGWSFGTELALRYGATADVTGAVLLSPPLHRAQDSDLDAWAASGKPLVALVPELDDYLRPAEARDRFARVPQCTVRDFPKVKHLWVGQAEAALDAVVGTVRPGFGPLPREWDGPSENVPAQIVSAG, encoded by the coding sequence ATGAGCACGCGTATCAGCGCCAACACCATGCTCCCGGCCCGCCGGGAGCCGTTCACCCTGCGCACCGCCGACGGGTTGGACCTCGTCGCGGAACTCGCCCTGCCGCTGGACCGGGACCCGGTGGCCACCCTGGTGACGCTGCACCCGCTGCCCACCCACGCCGGGATGATGGACTCCCACATCTACCGCAAGGCGGCGTTCCGGTTGCCCGCGCTGGCCGACATCGCCGTGCTGCGCTTCAACACCCGGGGCACCGTCAGTGCCGCCGGCCGCAGTGACGGCGCCTTCGACGGCGGCGACGGCGAGCGACACGACGTGCAGGCCGCCGTGGACGCGGCCGTCGGCCGGGGACTGCCCGACCGCTGGCTGGTCGGCTGGTCGTTCGGGACGGAGCTCGCGCTGCGCTACGGCGCCACGGCCGACGTCACCGGGGCCGTGCTGCTGTCGCCGCCGCTGCACCGCGCCCAGGACAGCGATCTCGACGCCTGGGCCGCATCGGGGAAACCGCTGGTGGCGCTGGTGCCCGAGCTCGACGACTACCTGCGCCCGGCCGAGGCGCGGGACCGGTTCGCCCGGGTCCCGCAGTGCACGGTCCGCGACTTCCCGAAGGTCAAACACCTGTGGGTCGGGCAGGCCGAGGCCGCGTTGGACGCCGTCGTGGGCACCGTCCGTCCCGGCTTCGGGCCGCTGCCGCGCGAGTGGGACGGGCCGTCGGAGAACGTGCCGGCCCAGATCGTGTCCGCGGGCTGA